The Thermobispora bispora DSM 43833 genome window below encodes:
- a CDS encoding conjugal transfer protein, with protein sequence MDLPTYTNIWRIEKRLYKLYDLRLPMPLPIVWIGVFVGVSVPWWLLLWLVGLPFDAPWHVVYLVPPGVLTWLSTRPVIESKRLTELLQSQLRYLVEPRTWCRMAPKREPDEIAFTVRVWRSRAQVAARGAVRAPLLRRDALPARALLQGAAAVPLAEPVTVDQVRHAGDAPHRAAGDRTAEEQATVADVRPAPRRAAGRTADAAPPLPLPVASPSRSGEPSAPEEREAGAAEPVETGATRPAVVALARQATAPAGDAAGAPAEARTDAAAAALSSRAPDTGPAEVAAPPQAEQAPAPVEPAAPSPARAHAEAAEPAPPPAPSVAEDAPSSPDEDAPSSPDEDAPSSPDEDVPSRKAAFLGAETIRRLRRLAASAESPRGKAGRERTHRTGAADAEPAPHPAPTASDPAPRDAERTVIPLRAASTADDRADLGSTPGPAEERRGETARGDEHTRPGGEPAHRDDARHGDEQAHPGDGERPHRADARPEAERARPAEPAARSDPEPTDPARPEPEDTAAQDAGDDAAEWRRKAWEQHRKGRPPRPYPPPAPRPGAQERQGRPRPLGPQDSPARRPASGTAPHRGPGSAEPREPAPGVTIRAVTDPVTPGGPPGLVAQGRGSAEEPVRLRRVEAVVGRGSSGGWRRLAQVVVGGSRTDTMELDIERARTPLTESRRIMVLGCAGGAGQTTTALMLGHTLARYRDDRVVALDANSGEETLTSKIAAESPETLTSLLKSSETVTGYLGIRAFTSRCESGLEVVGADPDVHAPQRLADLSFLADWRRTLAVLDRHYRITVIDPAAAVAGRLLPYVDQLVLVAPASEDAANAVAMTFEWLDGHGCAELRRRAVLVVNGVSRRSLADVEQAEAVASGRCRAIVRVPWEDALAPGRPGPVDLDHLRMSGRRAYVALAGVLVSTLASIQAQEEVAK encoded by the coding sequence GTGGACCTACCTACGTACACCAACATCTGGCGGATCGAGAAGCGGCTGTACAAGCTGTACGACCTCCGGCTCCCCATGCCGCTTCCGATCGTCTGGATCGGGGTGTTCGTGGGTGTCTCGGTCCCCTGGTGGCTCCTCCTCTGGCTGGTCGGGCTGCCGTTCGACGCGCCGTGGCACGTGGTGTACCTGGTGCCGCCCGGCGTCCTGACCTGGCTCTCCACCCGGCCGGTGATCGAGAGCAAGCGCCTGACCGAGCTGCTCCAGTCCCAGCTCCGCTACCTGGTGGAGCCTCGGACGTGGTGCCGGATGGCCCCGAAGCGGGAGCCCGACGAGATCGCGTTCACCGTGCGGGTCTGGCGCTCCCGCGCCCAGGTCGCGGCCCGGGGCGCCGTGCGGGCCCCGCTGCTCCGGCGCGACGCCCTGCCCGCGCGGGCGCTCCTCCAGGGCGCCGCGGCCGTACCGCTCGCCGAGCCCGTCACCGTGGACCAGGTACGGCACGCCGGGGACGCCCCGCACCGGGCGGCCGGTGACCGGACCGCCGAAGAGCAGGCGACGGTGGCGGACGTCCGGCCGGCCCCGCGCCGGGCGGCCGGGCGGACCGCGGACGCGGCCCCGCCGCTGCCGCTCCCGGTGGCGTCACCGTCCCGCTCGGGAGAGCCCTCCGCGCCGGAGGAGCGGGAGGCCGGGGCTGCGGAGCCGGTGGAGACGGGCGCCACCCGGCCCGCCGTCGTCGCCTTGGCTCGGCAGGCCACCGCGCCGGCCGGCGATGCGGCCGGGGCTCCCGCGGAGGCGCGGACGGACGCCGCAGCGGCCGCGCTCTCCTCCCGGGCTCCGGACACCGGACCGGCCGAGGTCGCGGCGCCGCCTCAGGCGGAGCAGGCCCCCGCACCGGTGGAGCCGGCCGCCCCGTCTCCGGCACGGGCGCATGCGGAGGCCGCCGAGCCCGCGCCACCGCCGGCGCCGTCCGTGGCCGAGGACGCGCCGAGCTCCCCGGACGAGGACGCGCCGAGCTCCCCGGACGAGGACGCGCCGAGCTCCCCGGACGAGGACGTCCCGAGCCGGAAGGCCGCGTTCCTGGGCGCCGAGACCATCCGCCGGCTGCGCAGGCTGGCCGCGAGCGCCGAATCCCCGCGGGGGAAGGCAGGCCGGGAGCGGACCCACCGGACCGGCGCCGCCGACGCGGAGCCGGCCCCGCACCCCGCACCGACGGCATCGGACCCAGCGCCAAGGGATGCCGAGCGGACGGTCATCCCGCTCCGCGCCGCGAGCACCGCGGACGACCGGGCGGATCTCGGGAGCACGCCCGGTCCCGCCGAGGAGCGGCGCGGCGAGACGGCCCGCGGGGACGAGCACACCCGCCCCGGCGGCGAGCCGGCCCACCGCGATGACGCGCGCCACGGCGACGAGCAGGCCCACCCCGGCGACGGCGAGCGGCCCCACCGGGCCGATGCCCGCCCCGAGGCGGAGCGGGCCCGGCCCGCCGAACCGGCCGCCCGGTCCGATCCCGAGCCCACCGATCCCGCCCGGCCGGAACCGGAGGACACCGCCGCCCAGGACGCGGGCGACGACGCGGCCGAGTGGCGGAGGAAGGCCTGGGAGCAGCACCGGAAGGGCCGCCCGCCCCGGCCCTACCCGCCGCCTGCGCCCCGCCCCGGGGCACAGGAGCGGCAGGGCCGGCCGCGCCCGCTCGGGCCGCAGGACTCCCCGGCCCGCCGCCCGGCCTCCGGCACCGCTCCGCACCGCGGCCCCGGCTCCGCTGAACCCCGGGAGCCCGCACCCGGGGTGACGATCCGGGCGGTCACCGACCCCGTCACGCCCGGCGGCCCGCCGGGCCTGGTCGCCCAGGGCCGGGGCTCCGCCGAGGAGCCGGTCCGGCTCCGCCGGGTGGAGGCGGTCGTGGGGCGCGGCTCCTCGGGCGGCTGGCGGCGGCTCGCCCAGGTGGTCGTGGGCGGGAGCCGTACCGACACGATGGAGCTCGACATCGAGCGGGCCCGCACCCCGCTCACCGAGAGCCGGCGGATCATGGTGCTGGGCTGCGCGGGAGGCGCCGGGCAGACGACCACCGCGCTCATGCTCGGGCACACGCTCGCCCGCTACCGCGACGACCGGGTGGTCGCCCTCGACGCGAACAGCGGTGAGGAGACGCTCACCAGCAAGATCGCGGCCGAGTCGCCGGAGACGCTCACCTCCCTGCTGAAGAGCTCGGAGACGGTCACCGGCTACCTCGGCATCCGGGCGTTCACCAGCCGGTGCGAGTCCGGGCTGGAGGTGGTGGGCGCCGACCCGGACGTGCACGCGCCGCAGCGCCTCGCCGACCTCTCCTTCCTCGCCGACTGGCGGCGCACGCTCGCCGTGCTCGACCGGCACTACCGGATCACCGTGATCGACCCGGCGGCCGCGGTCGCCGGGCGGCTCCTGCCGTACGTCGACCAGCTCGTGCTGGTCGCCCCGGCGAGCGAGGACGCGGCGAACGCGGTCGCGATGACCTTCGAGTGGCTCGACGGGCACGGCTGCGCGGAGCTGCGGCGCCGCGCGGTGCTGGTGGTCAACGGGGTGAGCCGGCGCAGCCTCGCCGACGTCGAGCAGGCGGAGGCGGTGGCGAGCGGCCGATGCCGGGCGATCGTCCGGGTGCCCTGGGAGGACGCGCTCGCCCCTGGCCGGCCCGGCCCGGTCGATCTCGATCACCTGCGCATGAGCGGCCGCAGAGCGTACGTTGCCCTGGCGGGCGTGCTGGTGAGCACGCTCGCCTCGATCCAGGCCCAGGAGGAGGTCGCCAAGTGA
- a CDS encoding conjugal transfer protein: MTRRSTVQQNPRRIAGDPESYPPDAADRGDAAHGASFRRAGGWSGGGGRWLVWIGRAILWALIIVIVVNGVRAPFERMRGDAGAPATSATPSDLGFPVTQGAAFAIQFAAVYLNYDAANPQQRAERLRPFLPEGADAQFGWNGYGRMSAGALQFAGIEVTDANNARVTVMYQSGGTRGLLSVPIYHDGGRFVVSGRPAMLPASGPAGLPQLPEPDRDSAAEAELRPQLEGFFKAYAAGDQVDLQRYVVNGAPIEGFGGGITLAQLKDVIVPPGPEDSRVVTAVVVWAVESQATPAPSATPGDPVTEPASLEQAYRLTMEKQGGKWFVKDIQGAHRSAG, translated from the coding sequence ATGACTCGCAGGTCAACGGTCCAGCAGAATCCGCGGCGGATCGCTGGCGACCCCGAGTCGTATCCTCCCGACGCCGCTGATCGGGGGGACGCCGCGCACGGCGCCTCGTTCCGGCGCGCCGGCGGTTGGAGCGGCGGTGGAGGGCGCTGGCTGGTCTGGATCGGCCGCGCCATCCTGTGGGCCCTGATCATAGTGATCGTCGTCAACGGGGTGCGGGCGCCGTTCGAGCGGATGCGCGGGGACGCCGGGGCTCCCGCGACCTCGGCCACGCCGAGCGATCTCGGGTTCCCGGTCACCCAGGGGGCGGCGTTCGCCATTCAGTTCGCCGCGGTCTACCTCAACTACGACGCGGCCAACCCGCAGCAGCGCGCGGAGCGGCTGCGGCCGTTCCTCCCCGAAGGCGCGGACGCCCAGTTCGGCTGGAACGGGTACGGGCGGATGTCGGCGGGCGCCCTCCAGTTCGCCGGCATCGAGGTGACCGACGCCAACAACGCCCGGGTGACCGTGATGTACCAGTCGGGCGGCACCCGGGGCCTGCTCTCCGTGCCGATCTACCACGACGGGGGCAGGTTCGTGGTCTCGGGCCGGCCGGCGATGCTCCCGGCCTCGGGCCCGGCGGGGCTGCCGCAGCTCCCGGAGCCGGACCGCGACTCGGCCGCCGAGGCGGAGCTCCGCCCGCAGCTCGAGGGGTTCTTCAAGGCGTACGCCGCAGGCGACCAGGTCGACCTTCAGCGGTACGTGGTGAACGGGGCCCCGATCGAGGGGTTCGGCGGCGGGATCACGCTCGCCCAGCTCAAGGACGTCATCGTGCCGCCCGGCCCGGAGGACAGCAGGGTGGTCACCGCCGTCGTCGTGTGGGCCGTCGAGTCGCAGGCGACGCCCGCCCCGAGCGCCACCCCCGGCGACCCGGTCACGGAGCCCGCGAGCCTGGAGCAGGCCTACCGGCTCACCATGGAGAAGCAGGGTGGCAAGTGGTTCGTCAAGGACATCCAAGGTGCGCATCGGTCCGCGGGGTAG
- the ychF gene encoding redox-regulated ATPase YchF: MSLSIGIVGLPNVGKSTLFNALTKSAKALAANYPFATIEPNVGIVGVPDPRLEKLAEMFGSARIVPAKVEFVDIAGLVRGASVGQGRGNQFLAHIRETDAICQVIRVFNDPDVTHVDGDISPQRDIETINTELILADLQTIEKVLPRLRKEATHLKERKAVLEAVEAAAKLLDGGTTLYAGAKSAGIDLADLREFHLLTAKPFLYVFNASMDQLSDEELKARLSELVAPAEAVFLDAKLEAELVELPEEDAAELLRSVGQEESGLAQLARVGFHTLGLQTFLTAGPKEARAWTIRKGATAPEAAGVIHSDFQRGFIKAEIVSYDDLIEAGSMAAARAAGKVRMEGKDYVMQDGDVVEFRFNV; the protein is encoded by the coding sequence GTGAGCTTGAGCATCGGCATCGTCGGCCTGCCCAACGTCGGAAAGTCCACGCTGTTCAACGCGCTGACCAAGAGCGCAAAGGCTCTGGCGGCGAATTACCCGTTCGCCACGATCGAGCCCAATGTGGGCATCGTCGGCGTGCCGGATCCACGGCTGGAGAAGCTGGCCGAGATGTTCGGCTCGGCCCGCATCGTCCCGGCGAAGGTGGAGTTCGTGGACATCGCCGGCCTGGTCCGGGGCGCGTCCGTGGGACAGGGCCGGGGCAACCAGTTCCTCGCCCACATCCGGGAGACCGACGCCATCTGCCAGGTCATCCGGGTCTTCAACGACCCCGACGTCACCCACGTGGACGGGGACATCTCCCCGCAGCGGGACATCGAGACGATCAACACCGAGCTGATCCTCGCCGACCTGCAGACCATCGAGAAGGTGCTGCCGCGCCTCAGGAAGGAGGCCACGCACCTCAAGGAGCGCAAGGCCGTGCTCGAGGCGGTCGAGGCGGCCGCGAAGCTGCTCGACGGCGGCACCACGCTGTACGCGGGGGCGAAGAGCGCCGGGATCGACCTCGCCGACCTGCGCGAGTTCCACCTGCTCACCGCGAAGCCGTTCCTGTACGTGTTCAACGCCTCCATGGACCAGCTCAGCGACGAGGAGCTGAAGGCGCGCCTGTCGGAGCTGGTCGCCCCGGCCGAGGCCGTGTTCCTCGACGCCAAGCTCGAGGCGGAGCTGGTGGAGCTGCCCGAGGAGGACGCGGCCGAGCTGCTCCGCTCCGTCGGCCAGGAGGAGTCCGGCCTGGCGCAGCTCGCCAGGGTCGGCTTCCACACCCTCGGCCTGCAGACCTTCCTCACCGCCGGGCCCAAGGAGGCGCGCGCCTGGACGATCCGCAAGGGCGCGACCGCTCCGGAGGCGGCTGGTGTCATCCACAGCGACTTCCAGCGCGGCTTCATCAAGGCCGAGATCGTCTCGTACGACGACCTGATCGAGGCCGGTTCGATGGCCGCGGCGCGCGCGGCGGGCAAGGTCCGGATGGAGGGCAAGGACTACGTCATGCAGGACGGTGACGTGGTCGAGTTCCGGTTCAACGTCTGA
- a CDS encoding DNA recombination protein RmuC — protein sequence MALLLGLAIGLAAGLVIGAALARARTAGAAAEVAARIAEAEARRRAAEEKAAYVESQLTERFQAISAQVLDASNRRFLELAESRLNTTRAEVAGDLEQRRQAVETLITPIKETLAKVESRLRESEAGARAARAELTTQIELVRRSSEELKAQTAALVRALQRPEARGRWGELQLRRVAELAGMARFCDFDEQAGAATGDGAVRPDMVVRLSGGKNIVVDAKVPLSAYLEAAQAADPDVAAARLDAHARHLREHVDRLAAKAYWQAFDPAPEFVVLFIPGEAFLAPALERDPELLEYAMRKRVHIATPTTLITMLRTAQYAWQQEAISEHAKTVLRLGKELYERLGRLARHLDELGRALGRAVTAYNRTVGSLESRLLVSARRLHELGLTDGPLEAPAQVDQAPRQVVPPEAGDAALPALDEGEESVISPPLSRQNGKLTRDSA from the coding sequence ATGGCTTTGCTGCTCGGGCTCGCCATCGGGCTCGCCGCCGGGCTGGTCATCGGCGCCGCGCTCGCCCGGGCGCGCACGGCCGGCGCGGCGGCCGAGGTCGCCGCCCGGATCGCGGAGGCGGAGGCGCGGCGGCGCGCCGCCGAGGAGAAGGCGGCCTACGTGGAGTCCCAGCTCACCGAGCGCTTCCAGGCGATCTCCGCCCAGGTGCTCGACGCGAGCAACCGGCGCTTCCTCGAGCTCGCCGAGAGCAGGCTGAACACCACGCGGGCGGAGGTGGCCGGGGACCTCGAGCAGCGCCGCCAGGCGGTCGAGACGCTGATCACCCCGATCAAGGAGACGCTCGCCAAGGTCGAGAGCCGGCTGCGGGAGAGCGAGGCCGGCGCCCGGGCGGCGCGCGCCGAGCTGACCACGCAGATCGAGCTCGTCCGGCGCAGCTCGGAGGAGCTCAAGGCCCAGACGGCCGCGCTGGTCCGGGCGTTGCAGCGGCCCGAGGCGCGCGGCCGGTGGGGCGAGCTCCAGCTCCGCCGGGTGGCGGAGCTCGCCGGGATGGCCCGGTTCTGCGACTTCGACGAGCAGGCCGGCGCGGCCACCGGGGACGGTGCGGTCCGCCCGGACATGGTGGTACGGCTCAGCGGCGGCAAGAACATCGTCGTCGACGCGAAGGTCCCGCTCAGCGCCTACCTGGAGGCGGCCCAGGCCGCCGACCCGGACGTGGCCGCCGCCCGGCTCGACGCGCACGCCCGCCACCTGCGCGAGCACGTCGACCGGCTCGCCGCCAAGGCGTACTGGCAGGCGTTCGACCCGGCGCCGGAGTTCGTGGTGCTGTTCATCCCCGGGGAGGCCTTCCTCGCCCCCGCGCTGGAGCGCGACCCCGAGCTGCTCGAGTACGCCATGCGCAAGCGGGTGCACATCGCCACCCCCACCACGCTGATCACGATGCTGCGCACCGCCCAGTACGCCTGGCAGCAGGAGGCGATCAGCGAGCACGCCAAGACGGTCCTCCGGCTCGGCAAGGAGCTGTACGAGCGGCTCGGCCGGCTCGCCCGGCACCTCGACGAGCTCGGCAGGGCGCTGGGGCGGGCGGTGACCGCGTACAACCGGACGGTCGGGTCGCTGGAGAGCCGGTTACTGGTGAGCGCGCGGCGGCTGCACGAGCTCGGGCTCACCGACGGCCCGCTCGAGGCGCCGGCCCAGGTGGACCAGGCGCCGCGGCAGGTCGTGCCCCCCGAGGCCGGCGACGCCGCGCTACCCGCGCTTGACGAAGGTGAAGAGAGCGTAATCTCCCCGCCCCTGTCCCGCCAGAACGGTAAATTGACCCGCGACTCGGCCTAA
- a CDS encoding DUF6542 domain-containing protein, translating to MTGTDQPRLRLTARGAVVVLFMISLLGQFLAPGPVFVIGCVTVVLLVHRRDLLALAVTPPLVFFCAALFVEFIRALGSGSMLQALGLGLFTTLSSAAPWLFLGSALTLVLAWPRGLPANVRELRRELSRGANRPGAGKRRGPRRRNRRRGFDPEPEGYFEPRLYGRAIED from the coding sequence ATGACAGGCACCGATCAGCCACGGCTCAGGCTCACGGCCCGCGGGGCGGTCGTCGTGCTCTTCATGATCTCGCTGCTCGGCCAGTTCCTCGCCCCCGGCCCGGTGTTCGTCATCGGCTGCGTCACCGTGGTGCTGCTGGTCCACCGCCGCGACCTGCTCGCGCTCGCGGTCACGCCCCCGCTGGTGTTCTTCTGCGCCGCCCTGTTCGTGGAGTTCATCCGGGCGCTCGGCTCGGGCTCGATGCTCCAGGCGCTCGGCCTCGGGCTGTTTACCACGCTCTCCTCGGCCGCGCCCTGGCTCTTCCTCGGCTCGGCGCTCACCCTCGTCCTCGCCTGGCCGCGCGGTCTTCCGGCCAACGTGCGGGAGCTGCGCCGGGAGCTGAGCCGCGGCGCGAACCGGCCCGGGGCCGGGAAGCGGCGCGGGCCGCGCCGCCGGAACCGGCGGAGGGGTTTCGACCCGGAGCCCGAGGGCTACTTCGAGCCGCGCCTGTACGGCAGGGCGATCGAGGACTGA
- a CDS encoding 4-hydroxy-3-methylbut-2-enyl diphosphate reductase, translating to MESPSPAPRRVLLAKPRGYCAGVDRAVQTVELALDRYGAPIYVRKQIVHNTHVVKRLEERGAIFVDELDEVPDGAIVIFSAHGVAPTVHQEAAARGLKTIDATCPLVTKVHNEAKRFAAKDYDILLIGHAGHEEVEGTTGEAPDHIRLVDGLDGVDKVQVRNPDKVVWLSQTTLSVDETKETVARLRERFPNLIDPPSDDICYATSNRQAAVKRIAPQCELVLVVGSANSSNSKRLVEVAKAYGAKAAHLVDDASYIREEWLEGVTTVGLTSGASVPEELVQGVLKRLAESGFTDVEEVEAVEEHMRFALPYELRRDLRAVAK from the coding sequence ATGGAGTCACCGAGCCCCGCACCCCGCCGTGTCCTCCTCGCCAAGCCGCGGGGGTACTGCGCCGGGGTGGATCGGGCGGTGCAGACGGTCGAACTGGCCCTCGACCGCTACGGCGCCCCCATCTACGTGCGCAAGCAGATCGTGCACAACACCCACGTGGTGAAGCGTCTCGAGGAGCGGGGCGCCATCTTCGTCGACGAGCTCGACGAGGTCCCCGACGGCGCCATCGTGATCTTCTCGGCCCACGGGGTGGCGCCCACCGTCCACCAGGAGGCCGCCGCGCGCGGGCTGAAGACGATCGACGCCACGTGCCCGCTCGTCACCAAGGTCCACAACGAGGCCAAGCGGTTCGCGGCGAAGGACTACGACATCCTGCTCATCGGCCACGCCGGCCATGAGGAGGTCGAGGGCACCACGGGTGAGGCCCCGGACCACATCCGGCTCGTGGACGGGCTCGACGGCGTGGACAAGGTCCAGGTCCGCAACCCGGACAAGGTGGTCTGGCTCTCCCAGACCACGCTCTCCGTCGACGAGACCAAGGAGACCGTCGCCCGGCTCCGCGAGCGGTTCCCGAACCTGATCGACCCGCCGAGCGACGACATCTGCTACGCCACCTCGAACCGGCAGGCCGCGGTCAAGCGGATCGCCCCGCAGTGCGAGCTGGTCCTCGTGGTGGGCTCCGCCAACTCCTCCAACTCCAAGCGCCTGGTCGAGGTGGCCAAGGCCTACGGGGCCAAGGCCGCCCACCTCGTCGACGACGCCTCCTACATCCGCGAGGAGTGGCTGGAGGGCGTGACCACGGTCGGTCTCACCAGCGGCGCCTCGGTCCCCGAGGAGCTGGTCCAGGGCGTGCTCAAGCGGCTCGCCGAGAGCGGCTTCACCGACGTCGAGGAGGTCGAGGCGGTCGAGGAGCACATGCGCTTCGCCCTCCCGTACGAGCTGCGCCGCGACCTGCGCGCGGTGGCCAAGTAG
- the xseA gene encoding exodeoxyribonuclease VII large subunit yields the protein MTAKTSPESPLPIRSVLQMVAQWIGRLGTVWVEGQITELTARGGTVFLTLRDPVANVSARVLCSRSVYEATVPRPVDGARVVMHVKADFYVNKGSFAFTALEIRPVGIGELLARLERLRQTLAAEGLFNVERKRRLPFLPRNIGLICGRGSAAERDVLENARRRWPAVRFTVEPVAVQGPYAVAEIIEALRKLDADPGIDVIIIARGGGSLEDLLPFSDEALVRAVAACRTPVVSAIGHEQDTPLLDLVADLRASTPTDAAKKVVPDVGEELALIHQLRERGRRVIGGWIARESAWLEAVRSRPSLADPLREIDRRAEQIDSLRDRSRRCLAGMLDRAADSLEHLRARLVALSPAATLQRGYAIVQRPSGEVVRLAGEVRPGDELSVRFSDDRVTVIASDQG from the coding sequence GTGACCGCGAAGACGTCCCCCGAGTCACCGTTGCCGATCCGGTCGGTGCTGCAGATGGTGGCCCAGTGGATCGGCCGGCTCGGCACCGTGTGGGTGGAGGGGCAGATCACCGAGCTCACCGCCCGGGGCGGCACGGTGTTCCTGACCCTGCGCGACCCGGTGGCGAACGTCTCGGCGCGGGTCCTCTGCTCCCGTTCCGTCTACGAGGCGACGGTGCCGCGGCCCGTGGACGGGGCGCGGGTGGTCATGCACGTCAAGGCGGACTTCTACGTCAACAAGGGATCGTTCGCCTTCACCGCCCTCGAGATCCGGCCGGTGGGCATCGGGGAGCTGCTGGCCCGCCTGGAGCGGCTGCGCCAGACGCTCGCCGCCGAGGGGCTGTTCAACGTGGAGCGCAAGCGCCGCCTGCCGTTCCTGCCGCGGAACATCGGGCTGATCTGCGGGCGGGGCTCCGCGGCCGAGCGGGACGTGCTGGAGAACGCCCGGCGGCGCTGGCCCGCCGTCCGCTTCACGGTGGAGCCGGTGGCCGTGCAGGGGCCGTACGCGGTGGCGGAGATCATCGAGGCGCTGCGCAAGCTCGACGCCGACCCGGGGATCGATGTGATCATCATCGCGCGGGGCGGCGGCTCGCTCGAGGACCTGCTGCCGTTCTCCGACGAGGCCCTGGTCCGCGCGGTCGCGGCCTGCCGTACCCCGGTGGTGAGCGCGATCGGCCACGAGCAGGACACCCCGTTGCTCGACCTCGTCGCCGACCTGCGGGCCTCCACGCCGACCGACGCCGCCAAGAAGGTCGTGCCGGACGTCGGTGAGGAGCTCGCCCTGATCCACCAGCTCAGGGAGCGGGGCCGCCGGGTCATCGGCGGGTGGATCGCCCGGGAGAGCGCGTGGCTCGAGGCGGTGCGCTCCCGGCCGTCCCTCGCCGACCCGCTCCGGGAGATCGACCGGCGGGCCGAGCAGATCGACTCGCTGCGCGACCGCTCCCGGCGCTGCCTGGCCGGCATGCTCGACCGCGCGGCCGACTCGCTCGAGCACCTGCGCGCCCGCCTGGTGGCGCTCTCGCCCGCCGCGACCCTGCAGCGCGGCTACGCGATCGTCCAGCGCCCGTCCGGTGAGGTGGTACGGCTGGCCGGGGAGGTGCGCCCGGGCGACGAGCTCAGCGTCCGGTTCTCCGACGACCGCGTCACGGTGATCGCCTCGGATCAGGGGTGA